The Candidatus Methylomirabilota bacterium nucleotide sequence GGACTCCAGCCACTCCTTCACCTTGTCGGGATCCTCGCCGCGCGGGGCGGTCGCCGCGTCGGGCTCCTTCGCGCTCTCCGACATCTGCGCCTTGGTCACCACCGCCTCGTCCACGAAGATGGGCGCCGCCACGCGGAGGGCGAGCGCAATCGCGTCCGACGGGCGCGCGTCCACGGTGATCTCGGCGGCGCCGAGCTGCAAGTGCAGGACGGCGAAGAACGTGTTGTCGCGGAGGTCGTTCACCACCACCTTCAGCACGCGGGCTCGCAGGGCCTCGAGGATACTCTTCATGAGGTCGTGGGTCATCGGCCGCGCGGTGGGGATCTTCTCCAGCTCGTGCGCGATGGCATTGGCCTCGGCCAGGCCCACCCAGATGGGCAGGGTTCGCTTGTCCTCCTCGTCCCGCAGGATGAGGATCGGGAGCTTGGAGAGCGGGTCGAGCGTCAGTCCCTTCACCTTCATCTCGAGCCACATGACGCGCTCCCTCCTATGCGGGCGATCCGGCGGCCGCGAGGCGGTCCGCGCTCCGCGGCATCAGCACGCCGCGGAGGCTGTGGGGCAGCGCCTCGGTGATGCGAACGTGGACGATCTCGCCGACGAGGTCGCGGCCAGCGCCATCGAAATTCACCACGCGGTTGCAGCGGGTGCGCCCGCTCGCCTGGGCGGCATCCTTGCGCGAGGCCCCATCCACGAGGACCTCCATCTCGCGCCCGACGAGGCGCTGGCTCCGCGCCGCGCCCACTCGCACCGCCGCCTCGAGCACGCGCGTGTTGCGCTCGGCCTTCACCGCCTCGGGGACCTGATTGGCCATCTCCGCCGCCGGCGTGCCTGGGCGCCGCGAGTATCGGAAGGCAAACACATTATCGTAGCCGACCTCCTCCACCGCCTCCACCGTCCGGGCGAAGTCCTCCTCCGTCTCGCCCGGGAAGCCCACGATCAGGTCGGTGGACAGCGCGATCTCCGGCACGGTCTCCTTCAGCTCCGCGATGAGCTCGACGTACCGGGCGCGCGTGTAGCCGCGGTTCATGCGCTCGAGCACCCGGTCCGAGCCCGACTGCAGCGGGAGGTGAAGATACTCGACCACCTTCGGGACGTCGCGGATGGCGCGGATGAGCCGGCTGGTGAGGTTGTAGGGATTCGAGGTGGTGAAGCGGATGCGCGCGATGCCGTCGATGGCGTCCACGCGCTCCAGGAGCGCGGCGAGATCGGTGGCTGGATCGAGGTCACGCCCGTACGCGTTCACCGTCTGGCCGAGGAGCGTGACCTCGCGGCACCCGTGGGCGGCCAGCTCCGTGATCTCGGCCACGACGGCCTCGGGAGTGTGACTGCGCTCCCGCCCGCGCGTGGAGGGCACGACGCAGAACGTGCAGTGCTTCTCGCAGCCCTCCATGACCGTCACGAAGGCCTTGAGGCGCGAGGCGCCGTCGGGCTTCGCGGTGATCTTCACCAGGGGTCCCTCGCCCGTCTCGAGGACGGCGCGCCGTTCGGTCCGCGCCCGCGCCACCAGCTCGCCCACACGGGCGATGGCGGGCGAGCCGAAGACGAGGTCCACTTGCGGCGCGCGGGACTGGATGACGCCCTGACGGAGCTGCGCCATGCAGCCCATCACGCCAATGAGAAGCTCGGGCCGCCGGGCCTTGAGCCGCTTGAGCGTGCCGAGCTCAGAGTAGACCTTGTCCTCGGCCTTTTCGCGGATCGCGCAGGTGTTGAGCAGGATGAGGTCGGCGTCCTCGGGCGAGTCGGTGAGCTCGTAGCGCTCGTGCTTGAGGAGGCCGGCCACCCGCTCCGAGTCGTACTCGTTCATCTGGCAGCCGTACGTGATGAGGTGAAGTTTGGGCATGAATTCCTGGGGGTTACCGTAACACACGAGCCGAACCGCCGCTAGACCGCCTCCTCGAACACGCCGATGCGGCGGAACTTGTCGAAGCGATCCTGCACGAGCGCGTCCCCGGAGCGGGGGCGGAGATCGGCCAGGTGCTGGCGCAACGCGGTCCGCAGGTTGGCCGCGCACTCCTCCCAGTTGCGATGGGCCCCGCCCACCGGCTCCGGCACCACCGCGTCGATGACGCCGAGCTTGGCGAGGTCGGGGGCGGTGACGCGCATCAGCGATGCGGCCTCGGGCGCCTTCGCGGCGTCGCCCCAGAGGATCGCGGCGCAACCCTCGGGCGAGATCACCGAGTAGATCGCGTGCTCGAGCATGAGCACGCGGTTGGCCACGCCAATGGCGAGCGCGCCGCCACTGCCGCCCTCGCCGGTCACCACCGCGATCACCGGCGTGCGGAGCCCGGCCATCTCGCGCAAGTTGCGCGCGATGGCCTCGGCCTGGCCGCGCTCCTCGGCGCCGAGGCCCGGGAAGGCGCCCGGGGTGTCGATGAAGGTGACGATGGGCTTGGCGAACTTGGCGGCGAGCTGCATCAAACGCAGGGCCTTGCGATAGCCTTCCGGGTGCGGCATGCCGAAATTCCGCGCGATGTTCTCGCGCGTGTCGCGGCCCTTCTGATGGCCGAGCACCACCACCGGCACGCCCTCGAACACGGCGAGGCCGCCCACGATGGCCATGTCGTCGCCATACACGCGGTCGCCGTGCAGCTCCAGGAAGTCGTCGAGGAGCAAGCGGAAGAAATCGAGGGCGTGAGGACGCTTGGGATGCCGGGCGATCTGGGCCCGCTGCCAGGCGGTCAGGCTGCCGTAGACGCGGTGCTGGGTGCGGCGAAGGCGCTCCTCGAGCTTGGCGATCTCCTCGCGCGCGGCGGTCCCGTCCTCGGCCGCGCGCAGCGTGGCGATCCGGTTCTCCAGCTCGAGTATGGGTTTCTCGAACTCAAGCTCGTCCGGCATACTCCACGATGATACTGCCCGGCCCCAGCAGGCGCTCCACTTTCGCCACGAGCTCCGGCCCCGGCTCCACCGCGACTGGCGATGCCTTCAAGACCACCTCCTGCTCGGCCAGCAGCACGTGCACGAACAGCGGCGTGGCGCCGCGGTGCTCGTCGCAGGCCGCGCGCACCGCGGTCAGCGTGGCGGGCTCGACGGCGCCGCCGTTCCCCGCCCGCATCCGGATGCGGCAGGCGTGCGCGTGCCGGCCGTTCCCCTCCTCACTGCGTCCATTGGTCCGATACCCGCCGTTGGCCAGGAGCGATTCCTCCAGAGGTTTGACGTCCTCGACGAGCACCACCCGACCCTTGTCCGTCTCGTCGATGCGGCCCTTCACGAGCACAGGTCCCGGCGCGTGGAGCGCGGCGCCGCAGGTCTTGAGCGCCTCGGGGAAGATGGTGAGAGCCACCGCGCCGTCCACCGCGTCCAGCGAGGCGAAGGCCATGCGATTGCCGCTCTTGGTGGCGCGCTCGCGAAGCTGGCTCACCTGCCCCAGCAGCGCCACGCGCGCGCCCACCGGGCGCGCGGCCACATCGGCGGCAGACGCCGTGCCCAGCTGACGGGCGTGGTCCTTGTAACGCTCGAGCGGGTGACCGGAGAGATAGAAGCCGAGCACCTCCTTCTCGTAGCCCAGGAGCTGCTCGGTGGGCCACTCGGGGACGCTCGCCAGCGGGCTCTCCGCCTTGACGGCCGCAGGCGCCGCGCCGGGCGCGTCGAAGAGCGAGGCCTGTCCCTCCTCGCGATCGCGCTGGCGCCGCTGCCCCGCCTCCATGGCTTGATCGAGCCCGGCGAGGAGCGCGGCCCGCGTGGCCCCGCCGCCGTCGAACGCGCCCGCCTTGATCAGGCTCTCCAGCACCCGGCGGTTGAGCAGGCGGAGATCGACCCGCGCGCAGAAGTCGGTGAGCGAGCCGAAGGCCCCGCCGCTCTCCTGCCGCACCTGCACGATGGATTCGATGGCGGTCTCGCCCACGTTCTTGATCGCGGCGAGGCCGAAGCGGATGGTGTCGCCGTCCACGGTGAAGCGCGCGCCGGAGCGGTTGACGTCGGGCGGCGCCACGCGCAGGCCCATGGCGCGGCACTCCTCGATGTACTGGACGATCTTGTCCGTGCGCTCCATTTCCGACGTGAGCAGCGCGGCCATGAACTCGACGGGGTAGTTCGCCTTGAGGTACGCGGTCTGGTAGGCGACTAGGCCGTAGCAGGCTGCGTGCGAGTTGTGGACGGCGATGCCGTTGGCGATGAAGCTTCGCGCCACCGGGACCTCGAAGTCGTACGTCGGCTCCTCGCCGGTCACGACGTAGCCGCGCGGCCGGGACCAGCCGGTGGGCGCATCCGCGAGCGCGTGGAGCGCTGGCGAGTCGAGCTCCTCGGCGAGATACCGGAGCGTGTCGCGACGGAGCCCGCCTTTCGCCCCGTCGGAGAACATCAGCCGGTAGGACACACCCAGGGCGCGGCAGCCGGCCTGGAGGCTCGGGAAGGCCTTCGCGATCGCCTCCCGTACCGGCATGAGGCACAGGGCGCGCGGGATGACGTCCACGGTGCCGCGCGCGAGCAGTCGCGGCGTGTCCGCCGAGGCCTGGAGGAGCGCGGTGAGCGCCCGCCGCTTCCCCTCGAGGAGATGCGGCCCCACCTCGGTCGCGAAGCGTGAGAAGGCGTCACGACCGCCCAAGAGATTGACCGTGAACCCTGGACGCCGGCCGCCCCGATAGGCGAAGGACTTGCGGTGAATGGTCGAGGAGAGGCCCAGCTTGAGGAGGAGCCGCCGGACATCCAGCGCCAGCCCCTCTGACGAGGTGGCGTAGAAGATCGAGCGCGAGGGGGCATGGATGCAGCCATCGCCCTGGAACAGCTTCGCGACCAGGACCGCGATCGCAGCCCGGTCCCAGCGATCCGTCAATGCCGGTAGGCGCTTGGCGATGGCGCGCTGACCTCTGAGCCCGCAGGTCCCGAAGAGGTAGGCGACGGCCCCGCTGGGCTGCGTCCGGTCGCGCCGTGCCGGGCGCACGCAGCCGGCGCGGCCATCACGCCCCTGCTCGATCCTCGCCATCGTGTTCGGGAACCGCTCCATGACCGCGGCCATGTCAGCCCGCTCGTTCTGGCTGCTCGAATAGAGGTAGAAATGTCCCTCGTACCCGAGGCTACCCTCGGACAGGGCATAGCCAAGGAGCGCGGCGTGATGCGCGGGAACAGATTCGGCTCCCGCCGGCAGCTCGCGCGCGACCGCGACGAAGTCGTCGGCGGCCACCTCCTCCGCGTTCACCCAGCCGCGCTGCGTGAAGATCGGATGGTCGGGGGTGCAGCGGACCGTCATCCCATTGGCGAGGCGAAGCTCCCCCACCGTGCGTGTTCCGCTGGGCCGCGCGCCGAGGGCGCGGTAGGCGCCGTCCTTGGTCAGCACGCGATCGCCGGGACGAATCGCGGTGATGGGGCGGCGCGTACCGTCGGCCATCTCGATCTCGGTATCCGCGGTCAGGCATTTGTTGAAGCCGTAGCCCGCGAA carries:
- a CDS encoding bifunctional nuclease family protein yields the protein MWLEMKVKGLTLDPLSKLPILILRDEEDKRTLPIWVGLAEANAIAHELEKIPTARPMTHDLMKSILEALRARVLKVVVNDLRDNTFFAVLHLQLGAAEITVDARPSDAIALALRVAAPIFVDEAVVTKAQMSESAKEPDAATAPRGEDPDKVKEWLESIKPGDFMERGKDPGAPAE
- the miaB gene encoding tRNA (N6-isopentenyl adenosine(37)-C2)-methylthiotransferase MiaB, whose amino-acid sequence is MPKLHLITYGCQMNEYDSERVAGLLKHERYELTDSPEDADLILLNTCAIREKAEDKVYSELGTLKRLKARRPELLIGVMGCMAQLRQGVIQSRAPQVDLVFGSPAIARVGELVARARTERRAVLETGEGPLVKITAKPDGASRLKAFVTVMEGCEKHCTFCVVPSTRGRERSHTPEAVVAEITELAAHGCREVTLLGQTVNAYGRDLDPATDLAALLERVDAIDGIARIRFTTSNPYNLTSRLIRAIRDVPKVVEYLHLPLQSGSDRVLERMNRGYTRARYVELIAELKETVPEIALSTDLIVGFPGETEEDFARTVEAVEEVGYDNVFAFRYSRRPGTPAAEMANQVPEAVKAERNTRVLEAAVRVGAARSQRLVGREMEVLVDGASRKDAAQASGRTRCNRVVNFDGAGRDLVGEIVHVRITEALPHSLRGVLMPRSADRLAAAGSPA
- a CDS encoding acetyl-CoA carboxylase carboxyltransferase subunit alpha: MPDELEFEKPILELENRIATLRAAEDGTAAREEIAKLEERLRRTQHRVYGSLTAWQRAQIARHPKRPHALDFFRLLLDDFLELHGDRVYGDDMAIVGGLAVFEGVPVVVLGHQKGRDTRENIARNFGMPHPEGYRKALRLMQLAAKFAKPIVTFIDTPGAFPGLGAEERGQAEAIARNLREMAGLRTPVIAVVTGEGGSGGALAIGVANRVLMLEHAIYSVISPEGCAAILWGDAAKAPEAASLMRVTAPDLAKLGVIDAVVPEPVGGAHRNWEECAANLRTALRQHLADLRPRSGDALVQDRFDKFRRIGVFEEAV
- the dnaE gene encoding DNA polymerase III subunit alpha; translation: MGKDPRGDFVHLHVHSEYSLLDGAAQLDKLVEAAKGLGFPAIALTDHGNLFGAIDFYTAAKKAGIKPIVGCELYVAPGSRFERSSQDGGYEGASHCTVLVRNETGYRNLVKLVSKAYLEGFYYKPRVDRELLAQHADGLLVLSGCLNSEVSKLLSAGEDAKAKQVAGWYQDVFGRDHYFMEIQSHGIDDQAKVTAGTLRIAEALGAPICGTNDSHYLEASHAKAHEALLCIQTGTTMSDPNRWRFSTEEFYLKSADQMREVFRELPEAHRNTLAVAERCDLQLAFGKFHLPNYQLPVGFETLDGYLEHLAVEGLRARYGASPADPVVERLRYELGVISKMGFSGYFLVVWDFIAYARRQGIAVGPGRGSSAGSLVAYCLSITNVDPIRYGLLFERFLNPERISMPDMDIDFADDRRDEVIRYVVDRYGEDRVAHIITFGTMGAKAVIRDVGRVLGFSYGEADRIAKLVPSFPLNISLDESLEKSPELAQNVKRDPRVGELWSVAKALEGGTRHASVHASAVVISDEPLMDRVPLYKDPKRPELITGFAMGPIEKLGLLKMDFLGLKTLTVITDAVNLVKASRGIELDADRLPLDDPRTYQLLSEARTLGVFQLESQGMRDALQRLRPERIEDIIAMVALYRPGPMDLIPDFVNRKHGRAEITYEHPAMEKHLQETYGIMVYQEQVMRLAADLAGFSLAQADILRKAMGKKDRELMAQQREEFIKGCKAHKVDGRKAERIWDLIEKFAGYGFNKCLTADTEIEMADGTRRPITAIRPGDRVLTKDGAYRALGARPSGTRTVGELRLANGMTVRCTPDHPIFTQRGWVNAEEVAADDFVAVARELPAGAESVPAHHAALLGYALSEGSLGYEGHFYLYSSSQNERADMAAVMERFPNTMARIEQGRDGRAGCVRPARRDRTQPSGAVAYLFGTCGLRGQRAIAKRLPALTDRWDRAAIAVLVAKLFQGDGCIHAPSRSIFYATSSEGLALDVRRLLLKLGLSSTIHRKSFAYRGGRRPGFTVNLLGGRDAFSRFATEVGPHLLEGKRRALTALLQASADTPRLLARGTVDVIPRALCLMPVREAIAKAFPSLQAGCRALGVSYRLMFSDGAKGGLRRDTLRYLAEELDSPALHALADAPTGWSRPRGYVVTGEEPTYDFEVPVARSFIANGIAVHNSHAACYGLVAYQTAYLKANYPVEFMAALLTSEMERTDKIVQYIEECRAMGLRVAPPDVNRSGARFTVDGDTIRFGLAAIKNVGETAIESIVQVRQESGGAFGSLTDFCARVDLRLLNRRVLESLIKAGAFDGGGATRAALLAGLDQAMEAGQRRQRDREEGQASLFDAPGAAPAAVKAESPLASVPEWPTEQLLGYEKEVLGFYLSGHPLERYKDHARQLGTASAADVAARPVGARVALLGQVSQLRERATKSGNRMAFASLDAVDGAVALTIFPEALKTCGAALHAPGPVLVKGRIDETDKGRVVLVEDVKPLEESLLANGGYRTNGRSEEGNGRHAHACRIRMRAGNGGAVEPATLTAVRAACDEHRGATPLFVHVLLAEQEVVLKASPVAVEPGPELVAKVERLLGPGSIIVEYAGRA